In Pelmatolapia mariae isolate MD_Pm_ZW linkage group LG13, Pm_UMD_F_2, whole genome shotgun sequence, a genomic segment contains:
- the zgc:123010 gene encoding stress-induced-phosphoprotein 1 isoform X2 — MVALMKITRDICRLLGLGSGPVVQEEQMDCGATNPDPSATLAQDALNGEEELSDEEKARRKAERRKAKRKRRRKRKKQEQNKQNDNAEQDDEEDGGAESELDESDSEAEVGGEDEKQRAQKGVQKEEEGKSEACSKDLASPAITPSGYQETQARSAEEEPEWDVSSAFFANAASHIKPKGSSRKSKENKENEARRETNGTDTMTKKSASLTEKGIKLVQEGQYAQAASMFTEAIKCDPKDYRFFGNRSYCYYCLEQYPQALADAERSIQLAPDWPKGYFRKGSALMGMKRYSEAEKAMEQVLKLDKDCEEAVNNLFNCKVLQLMELGFEEVQSVLLLDRFSTVQGVLAYYSEAAKAAGSTDSSVVQPGTPCPSLWVGNVTTELTEKHLRDLFKMYGEIESIRVLHERFCAFVNFRDASMAARAMEKLNGHCIENTRLVVRYPDRRTQRSLPIPLNVTQQGGTAAGPRRRGPVNGDECYFWRTTGCHFGEKCRYKHIPDQKGKDRKPWQP, encoded by the exons ATGGTTGCGCTCATGAAAATCACCAGGGATATATGCAGGCTGTTGGGACTCGGGAGCG GTCCTGTGGTCCAGGAGGAGCAGATGGACTGTGGTGCTACAAACCCTGACCCGAGTGCCACCTTGGCACAG GATGCATTAAATGGAGAGGAGGAGTTGAGTGATGAGGAGAAAGCAAGACGGAAGGCAGAGCGACGCAAAGCCAAGAGGAAG CGCCGTCGAAAACGTAAGAAGCAGGAGCAAAATAAGCAAAATGACAACGCTGAACAG GATGACGAAGAGGATGGAGGTGCAGAATCTGAACTAGACGAGAGCGATTCCGAAGCAGAAGTTGGGGGTGAAGACGAGAAACAAAGGGCACAAAAAGGAGTgcagaaagaagaggaggggaAATCGGAGGCCTGCTCTAAAGATCTTGCCAGTCCTGCTATTACTCCTTCAGGATATCAGGAGACCCAAGCCAGATCTGCTGAGGAG GAGCCAGAGTGGGATGTCAGCAGTGCCTTCTTTGCAAATGCTGCTAGCCATATCAAACCCAAAGGATCAAGTCGAAAGTCCAAAGAAAACAAGGAGAATGAAGCCAGGAGAGAG aCAAATGGAACTGACACCATGACCAAGAAAAGTGCATCACTGACAG AAAAAGGGATAAAGCTGGTGCAAGAGGGGCAGTATGCACAAGCAGCCAGTATGTTTACAGAAGCCATCAAATGTGATCCCAAAGATTACAG ATTCTTTGGGAATCGCTCTTATTGCTATTACTGCTTGGAGCAGTATCCTCAGGCCCTGGCAGATGCTGAACGCTCCATTCAGCTGGCCCCAGACTGGCCCAAAGGATACTTCCGCAAGGGCAGCGCCCTCATGGGCATGAAG CGGTACAGTGAGGCAGAAAAGGCTATGGAGCAGGTGCTGAAGCTGGACAAAGACTGCGAGGAGGCTGTCAATAATCTATTTAACTGCAAAGTGCTGCAGTTAATG GAACTGGGCTTTGAAGAAGTGCAGAGTGTCTTGCTGTTAGATAGATTTTCAACAGTGCAGGGTGTTCTGGCATATTATTCTGAAGCTGCCAAAG CAGCTGGGAGCACAGATTCATCTGTTGTGCAACCAGG AACTCCCTGTCCATCCCTCTGGGTGGGAAATGTGACAACTGAATTAACTGAGAAACACTTAAGggacctttttaaaat GTATGGTGAAATTGAGAGTATCCGTGTGCTGCATGAGAGATTCTGTGCCTTCGTTAACTTCAGGGATGCAAGCATGGCAGCTCGTGCCATGGAGAAACTAAAT GGTCACTGTATTGAAAACACTCGTTTAGTGGTGCGCTATCCTGACCGGCGCACTCAGAGGTCCCTTCCTATTCCACTCAATGTCACACAGCAGGGAGGCACAGCTGCTGG ACCCCGAAGACGCGGCCCGGTTAACGGAGATGAGTGTTACTTCTGGAGAACCACTGGCTGCCATTTTGGGGAAAAATGTCGCTATAAACACATTCCTGATCAGAAAGGCAAGGACAGGAAACCTTGGCAGCCTTGA
- the pyroxd2 gene encoding pyridine nucleotide-disulfide oxidoreductase domain-containing protein 2 isoform X2, with amino-acid sequence MATAAWTNRGRRAVTLAGTVTGSRSSHTALKSNYDALVIGGGHNGLVAAAYLQKGGLQAAVLERRHVLGGAAVSEEIFPGFRFSRCSYLLSLLRPHIYRDLELKKHGLKVYMRDPHAFTPMLEEGVRGAPPRSLTLGSDLATNQMEIGKFSQKDAKAYPEFVAHLERLADAIHPLLDAPPVDIPGFTSGSLRRRVAAAKTLMPIFRCDFYEIITAPIMKILTQWFDSEPLRATLATDGVIGAMTSPSNPGSGYVLLHHVMGEVEKEKGAWGYVEGGMGGVSQAIASAAQSYGVDIFTEKDVSQILVGSDGDAKGVVLKDGTEIHSKVVLSNATPYITFKNLTPQSALSSEFIKAVDQIDYTSPVTKINVAVDKLPNFLASPTPGDKPGPHHQCSIHLNCESVDVLETAYKEAKNERPSARPMVEMTIPSVLDPTLAPPGCHVLSLFTQFTPYYIEGREWTDQDREAFADTVFDWIEQYAPGFKKSVVGRDILAPPDLERIFGLTGGNIFHGSMSLDQLYLTRPLPSLSDYRSPIQGLYLCGSGCHPGGGVMGSPGWNAALTVIADLKRR; translated from the exons ATGGCTACAGCAGCGTGGACTAACCGAGGGCGGAGGGCTGTGACCCTTGCGGGTACAGTGACAGGCTCCAGGTCAAGTCACACTGCTTTAAAATCAAACTACGACGCATTGGTCATCGGTGGAG GACACAACGGACTGGTGGCA GCTGCATATCTTCAGAAGGGAGGACTACAGGCAGCAGTGCTGGAACGCAGACATGTGTTGGGAGGTGCAGCTGTTTCAGAGGAAATCTTCCCTG GTTTCCGCTTCTCTAGGTGCTCCTACTTGCTCAGTTTGTTAAGACCGCACATATACAGAGACCTGGAGCTCAAG AAACATGGGCTGAAGGTGTATATGAGAGACCCCCATGCCTTCACCCCCATGTTGGAGGAAGGGGTGAGAGGTGCTCCTCCACGTTCTCTCACTCTGGGCTCAGATCTGGCCACCAACCAGATGGAGATCGGCAAGTTCTCACAGAAGGATGCTAAG GCTTATCCTGAATTTGTTGCACACTTGGAGAGGCTAGCAGATGCTATCCACCCTCTCCTGGATGCTCCACCTGTAGATATTCCAGGTTTCACTTCTGGATCACTGAGACGGAGGGTGGCTGCAGCTAAAACACTGATGCCCATCTTCAGATGTG ACTTCTACGAAATCATAACTGCTCCAATAATGAAG aTTCTCACTCAGTGGTTTGATTCTGAGCCACTGAGAGCCACTCTGGCTACTGATGGTGTAATTGGAGCCATGACCAGTCCTAGTAATCCTGGCAGTGG GTATGTTCTCTTGCACCATGTGATGGGAGAGGTGGAGAAGGAGAAGGGTGCCTGGGGTTATGTAGAAGGAGGCATGGGAGGTGTGTCTCAGGCTATTGCTAGTGCTGCTCAATCGTATGGTGTTGACATCTTTACAGAAAAG GATGTAAGCCAGATCCTGGTTGGTTCAGATGGTGATGCTAAGGGTGTGGTGCTAAAGGACGGCACAGAAATCCACAGTAAAGTTGTTTTATCAAATGCTACCCCATATATTACCTTCAAAAACCTGACACCACAG TCTGCTCTTTCTTCAGAATTCATCAAAGCAGTAGACCAGATCGACTACACTTCACCTGTTACCAAGATCAACG tggcaGTAGACAAGTTGCCAAACTTCTTAGCATCTCCCACACCAGGTGATAAACCTGGACCACACCATCAGTGCTCAATCCATCTGAATTGCGAAAGTGTGGATGTTTTGGAAACAGCATATAAGGAAGCAAAAAATGAACGACCCTCAGCAAG GCCTATGGTGGAAATGACCATCCCCTCTGTGCTGGATCCTACTCTGGCTCCCCCTGGCTGCCATGTGCTGTCACTTTTTACCCAATTCACCCCCTATTATATAGAAGGCAGAGAGTGGACAGACCAGGACCGGGAGGCATTTGCAGACACTG TGTTTGACTGGATAGAGCAATACGCCCCTGGGTTTAAAAAGTCCGTGGTGGGCAGGGACATCCTGGCCCCTCCTGACCTGGAGAGGATCTTTGGGCTCACTGGAGGG AATATCTTCCATGGATCAATGTCACTGGACCAGCTCTACTTAACACGACCCTTGCCCTCTCTCTCAGACTACCGCTCACCAATTCAAGGGCTCTATCTGTGTGGCAGTGGCTGTCATCCAG GTGGGGGTGTGATGGGTTCCCCTGGCTGGAATGCAGCCCTTACCGTCATCGCTGACTTGAAACGTCGCTGA
- the zgc:123010 gene encoding stress-induced-phosphoprotein 1 isoform X1: protein MVALMKITRDICRLLGLGSGPVVQEEQMDCGATNPDPSATLAQDALNGEEELSDEEKARRKAERRKAKRKRRRKRKKQEQNKQNDNAEQDDEEDGGAESELDESDSEAEVGGEDEKQRAQKGVQKEEEGKSEACSKDLASPAITPSGYQETQARSAEEEPEWDVSSAFFANAASHIKPKGSSRKSKENKENEARRETNGTDTMTKKSASLTEKGIKLVQEGQYAQAASMFTEAIKCDPKDYRFFGNRSYCYYCLEQYPQALADAERSIQLAPDWPKGYFRKGSALMGMKRYSEAEKAMEQVLKLDKDCEEAVNNLFNCKVLQLMELGFEEVQSVLLLDRFSTVQGVLAYYSEAAKAAAGSTDSSVVQPGTPCPSLWVGNVTTELTEKHLRDLFKMYGEIESIRVLHERFCAFVNFRDASMAARAMEKLNGHCIENTRLVVRYPDRRTQRSLPIPLNVTQQGGTAAGPRRRGPVNGDECYFWRTTGCHFGEKCRYKHIPDQKGKDRKPWQP from the exons ATGGTTGCGCTCATGAAAATCACCAGGGATATATGCAGGCTGTTGGGACTCGGGAGCG GTCCTGTGGTCCAGGAGGAGCAGATGGACTGTGGTGCTACAAACCCTGACCCGAGTGCCACCTTGGCACAG GATGCATTAAATGGAGAGGAGGAGTTGAGTGATGAGGAGAAAGCAAGACGGAAGGCAGAGCGACGCAAAGCCAAGAGGAAG CGCCGTCGAAAACGTAAGAAGCAGGAGCAAAATAAGCAAAATGACAACGCTGAACAG GATGACGAAGAGGATGGAGGTGCAGAATCTGAACTAGACGAGAGCGATTCCGAAGCAGAAGTTGGGGGTGAAGACGAGAAACAAAGGGCACAAAAAGGAGTgcagaaagaagaggaggggaAATCGGAGGCCTGCTCTAAAGATCTTGCCAGTCCTGCTATTACTCCTTCAGGATATCAGGAGACCCAAGCCAGATCTGCTGAGGAG GAGCCAGAGTGGGATGTCAGCAGTGCCTTCTTTGCAAATGCTGCTAGCCATATCAAACCCAAAGGATCAAGTCGAAAGTCCAAAGAAAACAAGGAGAATGAAGCCAGGAGAGAG aCAAATGGAACTGACACCATGACCAAGAAAAGTGCATCACTGACAG AAAAAGGGATAAAGCTGGTGCAAGAGGGGCAGTATGCACAAGCAGCCAGTATGTTTACAGAAGCCATCAAATGTGATCCCAAAGATTACAG ATTCTTTGGGAATCGCTCTTATTGCTATTACTGCTTGGAGCAGTATCCTCAGGCCCTGGCAGATGCTGAACGCTCCATTCAGCTGGCCCCAGACTGGCCCAAAGGATACTTCCGCAAGGGCAGCGCCCTCATGGGCATGAAG CGGTACAGTGAGGCAGAAAAGGCTATGGAGCAGGTGCTGAAGCTGGACAAAGACTGCGAGGAGGCTGTCAATAATCTATTTAACTGCAAAGTGCTGCAGTTAATG GAACTGGGCTTTGAAGAAGTGCAGAGTGTCTTGCTGTTAGATAGATTTTCAACAGTGCAGGGTGTTCTGGCATATTATTCTGAAGCTGCCAAAG CAGCAGCTGGGAGCACAGATTCATCTGTTGTGCAACCAGG AACTCCCTGTCCATCCCTCTGGGTGGGAAATGTGACAACTGAATTAACTGAGAAACACTTAAGggacctttttaaaat GTATGGTGAAATTGAGAGTATCCGTGTGCTGCATGAGAGATTCTGTGCCTTCGTTAACTTCAGGGATGCAAGCATGGCAGCTCGTGCCATGGAGAAACTAAAT GGTCACTGTATTGAAAACACTCGTTTAGTGGTGCGCTATCCTGACCGGCGCACTCAGAGGTCCCTTCCTATTCCACTCAATGTCACACAGCAGGGAGGCACAGCTGCTGG ACCCCGAAGACGCGGCCCGGTTAACGGAGATGAGTGTTACTTCTGGAGAACCACTGGCTGCCATTTTGGGGAAAAATGTCGCTATAAACACATTCCTGATCAGAAAGGCAAGGACAGGAAACCTTGGCAGCCTTGA
- the slc25a28 gene encoding mitoferrin-2 gives METDGFVRRRRMTAETTGNDPGVAGASAGAEVRWLGGRFWGVSESIVGSLTPRIGGETEIQTVDLIRSAQDAQSEDSEPDYEGLPQGASTSTHMLAGAVAGIMEHCLMFPIDCVKTRMQSLQPDPAARYRNVMDALRRIVATEGIWRPLRGLNATAIGAGPAHALYFASYEKLKKTLSDVIHPGANSHLANGTAGCVATLLHDAVMNPAEVVKQRMQMYNSPYRGVLDCVRAVWQKEGPTAFYRSYTTQLTMNVPFQALHFMTYEYLQELLNPHRQYNPSSHMLSGALAGAIAAAATTPLDVCKTLLNTQESLALGSLSSGKGAHRHISGLAHAFRTVYRLGGLRGFFKGVQARVIYQMPSTAISWSVYEFFKYGLTKHQHNKRRTQQMEAEM, from the exons ATGGAAACAGATGGATTTGTGAGGAGGCGTCGGATGACAGCGGAGACCACAGGGAATGATCCCGGGGTTGCAGGAGCCTCTGCCGGGGCAGAAGTTCGATGGCTTGGGGGCAGATTCTGGGGAGTTTCAGAAAGTATCGTGGGAAGCCTGACACCCCGGATCGGAGGGGAAACTGAAATACAGACTGTTGATTTGATCCGCAGTGCACAAGATGCACAGTCAGAGGACTCTGAACCGGACTATGAGGGTTTGCCACAGGGAGCTTCCACTAGCACCCACATGTTGGCTGGAGCTGTGGCCGGGATAATGGAGCACTGCCTCATGTTCCCCATCGACTGTGTTAAG ACACGAATGCAGAGTCTTCAGCCCGACCCTGCGGCCCGCTACAGGAATGTGATGGATGCTCTTCGCCGGATTGTAGCCACAGAGGGAATCTGGCGGCCATTGAGAGGCTTGAATGCAACAGCTATTGGGGCGGGTCCTGCCCATGCCCTGTATTTTGCCAGCTATGAGAAACTCAAAAAGACTCTAAGTGATGTGATTCATCCAGGGGCTAACAGTCATTTGGCTAATG GAACAGCTGGGTGTGTGGCCACACTGCTTCACGACGCAGTCATGAACCCAGCTGAAG TTGTGAAGCAGCGAATGCAGATGTATAACTCGCCCTATCGTGGCGTGTTGGACTGTGTACGTGCAGTGTGGCAGAAAGAGGGCCCTACTGCATTCTACCGCAGCTACACCACCCAGCTCACCATGAACGTGCCCTTCCAGGCGCTCCACTTCATGACCTACGAGTACCTTCAGGAGCTGTTAAACCCTCACAGACAGTACAATCCCTCATCACACATGTTGTCCGGGGCTTTGGCCGGAGCGATCGCAGCCGCAGCCACCACACCTCTGGATGTCTGCAAGACCCTGCTCAACACCCAGGAGTCTCTAGCCCTTGGTTCCCTGTCTTCCGGCAAAGGAGCCCACAGACATATCTCAGGCCTGGCCCATGCCTTCCGAACAGTATACAGGCTGGGCGGCCTGCGGGGCTTCTTTAAGGGAGTCCAAGCGAGAGTCATCTACCAGATGCCCTCAACAGCCATCAGCTGGTCAGTCTATGAGTTCTTCAAGTATGGACTCACCAAGCACCAGCACAACAAGAGGAGAACACAACAAATGGAAGCTGAGATGTAG
- the pyroxd2 gene encoding pyridine nucleotide-disulfide oxidoreductase domain-containing protein 2 isoform X3 — MCWEVQLFQRKSSLKHGLKVYMRDPHAFTPMLEEGVRGAPPRSLTLGSDLATNQMEIGKFSQKDAKAYPEFVAHLERLADAIHPLLDAPPVDIPGFTSGSLRRRVAAAKTLMPIFRCGLKLGKNLPDFYEIITAPIMKILTQWFDSEPLRATLATDGVIGAMTSPSNPGSGYVLLHHVMGEVEKEKGAWGYVEGGMGGVSQAIASAAQSYGVDIFTEKDVSQILVGSDGDAKGVVLKDGTEIHSKVVLSNATPYITFKNLTPQSALSSEFIKAVDQIDYTSPVTKINVAVDKLPNFLASPTPGDKPGPHHQCSIHLNCESVDVLETAYKEAKNERPSARPMVEMTIPSVLDPTLAPPGCHVLSLFTQFTPYYIEGREWTDQDREAFADTVFDWIEQYAPGFKKSVVGRDILAPPDLERIFGLTGGNIFHGSMSLDQLYLTRPLPSLSDYRSPIQGLYLCGSGCHPGGGVMGSPGWNAALTVIADLKRR; from the exons ATGTGTTGGGAGGTGCAGCTGTTTCAGAGGAAATCTTCCCTG AAACATGGGCTGAAGGTGTATATGAGAGACCCCCATGCCTTCACCCCCATGTTGGAGGAAGGGGTGAGAGGTGCTCCTCCACGTTCTCTCACTCTGGGCTCAGATCTGGCCACCAACCAGATGGAGATCGGCAAGTTCTCACAGAAGGATGCTAAG GCTTATCCTGAATTTGTTGCACACTTGGAGAGGCTAGCAGATGCTATCCACCCTCTCCTGGATGCTCCACCTGTAGATATTCCAGGTTTCACTTCTGGATCACTGAGACGGAGGGTGGCTGCAGCTAAAACACTGATGCCCATCTTCAGATGTG GTCTAAAACTGGGCAAAAACCTTCCAGACTTCTACGAAATCATAACTGCTCCAATAATGAAG aTTCTCACTCAGTGGTTTGATTCTGAGCCACTGAGAGCCACTCTGGCTACTGATGGTGTAATTGGAGCCATGACCAGTCCTAGTAATCCTGGCAGTGG GTATGTTCTCTTGCACCATGTGATGGGAGAGGTGGAGAAGGAGAAGGGTGCCTGGGGTTATGTAGAAGGAGGCATGGGAGGTGTGTCTCAGGCTATTGCTAGTGCTGCTCAATCGTATGGTGTTGACATCTTTACAGAAAAG GATGTAAGCCAGATCCTGGTTGGTTCAGATGGTGATGCTAAGGGTGTGGTGCTAAAGGACGGCACAGAAATCCACAGTAAAGTTGTTTTATCAAATGCTACCCCATATATTACCTTCAAAAACCTGACACCACAG TCTGCTCTTTCTTCAGAATTCATCAAAGCAGTAGACCAGATCGACTACACTTCACCTGTTACCAAGATCAACG tggcaGTAGACAAGTTGCCAAACTTCTTAGCATCTCCCACACCAGGTGATAAACCTGGACCACACCATCAGTGCTCAATCCATCTGAATTGCGAAAGTGTGGATGTTTTGGAAACAGCATATAAGGAAGCAAAAAATGAACGACCCTCAGCAAG GCCTATGGTGGAAATGACCATCCCCTCTGTGCTGGATCCTACTCTGGCTCCCCCTGGCTGCCATGTGCTGTCACTTTTTACCCAATTCACCCCCTATTATATAGAAGGCAGAGAGTGGACAGACCAGGACCGGGAGGCATTTGCAGACACTG TGTTTGACTGGATAGAGCAATACGCCCCTGGGTTTAAAAAGTCCGTGGTGGGCAGGGACATCCTGGCCCCTCCTGACCTGGAGAGGATCTTTGGGCTCACTGGAGGG AATATCTTCCATGGATCAATGTCACTGGACCAGCTCTACTTAACACGACCCTTGCCCTCTCTCTCAGACTACCGCTCACCAATTCAAGGGCTCTATCTGTGTGGCAGTGGCTGTCATCCAG GTGGGGGTGTGATGGGTTCCCCTGGCTGGAATGCAGCCCTTACCGTCATCGCTGACTTGAAACGTCGCTGA
- the pyroxd2 gene encoding pyridine nucleotide-disulfide oxidoreductase domain-containing protein 2 isoform X1, translating into MATAAWTNRGRRAVTLAGTVTGSRSSHTALKSNYDALVIGGGHNGLVAAAYLQKGGLQAAVLERRHVLGGAAVSEEIFPGFRFSRCSYLLSLLRPHIYRDLELKKHGLKVYMRDPHAFTPMLEEGVRGAPPRSLTLGSDLATNQMEIGKFSQKDAKAYPEFVAHLERLADAIHPLLDAPPVDIPGFTSGSLRRRVAAAKTLMPIFRCGLKLGKNLPDFYEIITAPIMKILTQWFDSEPLRATLATDGVIGAMTSPSNPGSGYVLLHHVMGEVEKEKGAWGYVEGGMGGVSQAIASAAQSYGVDIFTEKDVSQILVGSDGDAKGVVLKDGTEIHSKVVLSNATPYITFKNLTPQSALSSEFIKAVDQIDYTSPVTKINVAVDKLPNFLASPTPGDKPGPHHQCSIHLNCESVDVLETAYKEAKNERPSARPMVEMTIPSVLDPTLAPPGCHVLSLFTQFTPYYIEGREWTDQDREAFADTVFDWIEQYAPGFKKSVVGRDILAPPDLERIFGLTGGNIFHGSMSLDQLYLTRPLPSLSDYRSPIQGLYLCGSGCHPGGGVMGSPGWNAALTVIADLKRR; encoded by the exons ATGGCTACAGCAGCGTGGACTAACCGAGGGCGGAGGGCTGTGACCCTTGCGGGTACAGTGACAGGCTCCAGGTCAAGTCACACTGCTTTAAAATCAAACTACGACGCATTGGTCATCGGTGGAG GACACAACGGACTGGTGGCA GCTGCATATCTTCAGAAGGGAGGACTACAGGCAGCAGTGCTGGAACGCAGACATGTGTTGGGAGGTGCAGCTGTTTCAGAGGAAATCTTCCCTG GTTTCCGCTTCTCTAGGTGCTCCTACTTGCTCAGTTTGTTAAGACCGCACATATACAGAGACCTGGAGCTCAAG AAACATGGGCTGAAGGTGTATATGAGAGACCCCCATGCCTTCACCCCCATGTTGGAGGAAGGGGTGAGAGGTGCTCCTCCACGTTCTCTCACTCTGGGCTCAGATCTGGCCACCAACCAGATGGAGATCGGCAAGTTCTCACAGAAGGATGCTAAG GCTTATCCTGAATTTGTTGCACACTTGGAGAGGCTAGCAGATGCTATCCACCCTCTCCTGGATGCTCCACCTGTAGATATTCCAGGTTTCACTTCTGGATCACTGAGACGGAGGGTGGCTGCAGCTAAAACACTGATGCCCATCTTCAGATGTG GTCTAAAACTGGGCAAAAACCTTCCAGACTTCTACGAAATCATAACTGCTCCAATAATGAAG aTTCTCACTCAGTGGTTTGATTCTGAGCCACTGAGAGCCACTCTGGCTACTGATGGTGTAATTGGAGCCATGACCAGTCCTAGTAATCCTGGCAGTGG GTATGTTCTCTTGCACCATGTGATGGGAGAGGTGGAGAAGGAGAAGGGTGCCTGGGGTTATGTAGAAGGAGGCATGGGAGGTGTGTCTCAGGCTATTGCTAGTGCTGCTCAATCGTATGGTGTTGACATCTTTACAGAAAAG GATGTAAGCCAGATCCTGGTTGGTTCAGATGGTGATGCTAAGGGTGTGGTGCTAAAGGACGGCACAGAAATCCACAGTAAAGTTGTTTTATCAAATGCTACCCCATATATTACCTTCAAAAACCTGACACCACAG TCTGCTCTTTCTTCAGAATTCATCAAAGCAGTAGACCAGATCGACTACACTTCACCTGTTACCAAGATCAACG tggcaGTAGACAAGTTGCCAAACTTCTTAGCATCTCCCACACCAGGTGATAAACCTGGACCACACCATCAGTGCTCAATCCATCTGAATTGCGAAAGTGTGGATGTTTTGGAAACAGCATATAAGGAAGCAAAAAATGAACGACCCTCAGCAAG GCCTATGGTGGAAATGACCATCCCCTCTGTGCTGGATCCTACTCTGGCTCCCCCTGGCTGCCATGTGCTGTCACTTTTTACCCAATTCACCCCCTATTATATAGAAGGCAGAGAGTGGACAGACCAGGACCGGGAGGCATTTGCAGACACTG TGTTTGACTGGATAGAGCAATACGCCCCTGGGTTTAAAAAGTCCGTGGTGGGCAGGGACATCCTGGCCCCTCCTGACCTGGAGAGGATCTTTGGGCTCACTGGAGGG AATATCTTCCATGGATCAATGTCACTGGACCAGCTCTACTTAACACGACCCTTGCCCTCTCTCTCAGACTACCGCTCACCAATTCAAGGGCTCTATCTGTGTGGCAGTGGCTGTCATCCAG GTGGGGGTGTGATGGGTTCCCCTGGCTGGAATGCAGCCCTTACCGTCATCGCTGACTTGAAACGTCGCTGA